A part of Kitasatospora kifunensis genomic DNA contains:
- a CDS encoding acetoacetate decarboxylase gives MHKQDVPRLFTTPVNAPAYAPTRYRFTNREYLNIYYRTDPQALRLLVPEPLTVTDPVVRFEIMRMPDTTGLGDYTEAGQLIAVEHEGEAGEFNLAMYVDSVPAISSGREYSAYPKKGGSPALYVDSDTLVGTLDYGTLRVATATMGYKHHAVDLDEARAQVCSPTFMVKTIPNYDGTPRICELVRTQISDVTVKSAFTGPARLELFAHAIAPLADLPVLEVVRASHIVTDLTLNPVEPVHDYLAHLAS, from the coding sequence ATGCACAAGCAGGATGTCCCGCGGCTCTTCACCACTCCGGTGAACGCCCCGGCCTACGCGCCCACCCGGTACCGCTTCACCAACCGCGAGTACCTCAACATCTACTACCGCACCGACCCGCAGGCGCTGCGCCTGCTCGTCCCCGAGCCGCTGACCGTCACCGACCCGGTGGTCCGCTTCGAGATCATGCGGATGCCCGACACCACCGGGTTGGGGGACTACACCGAGGCCGGCCAGCTGATCGCCGTCGAACACGAGGGCGAGGCAGGCGAGTTCAACCTCGCGATGTACGTCGACAGTGTTCCGGCGATCTCCAGCGGCCGCGAGTACAGCGCGTACCCGAAGAAGGGCGGTTCCCCCGCCCTGTACGTCGACTCCGACACGTTGGTCGGCACGCTCGACTACGGGACCCTGCGCGTGGCCACCGCCACCATGGGCTACAAGCACCACGCCGTGGACCTGGACGAGGCCCGCGCGCAGGTCTGCTCCCCCACCTTCATGGTCAAGACCATCCCCAACTACGACGGCACGCCACGGATCTGCGAACTGGTCCGCACCCAGATCAGCGACGTCACCGTCAAGAGCGCCTTCACCGGCCCCGCGCGCCTGGAGCTCTTCGCCCACGCGATCGCCCCGCTCGCGGACCTGCCCGTCCTCGAGGTCGTCCGCGCCAGCCACATCGTCACCGACCTGACCCTCAACCCCGTCGAGCCCGTCCACGACTACCTCGCCCACCTCGCCTCCTGA
- a CDS encoding CGNR zinc finger domain-containing protein, with translation MPATDRLAFRLDCGATWLNLLATVGTAHGPAPVERIPTAERFAEWLALNELTPQRPVDEADLDSARRLREALRAVGLATVEEREPPAAAVRELDLFLRTHDDPVRVTGEGRLRRAAPPTSAAALSRIVRQAVGQLTGPERRTLKCCPEQDCRGLFSDPSDRRRWCPSPACASRGRVRALRARRAGQAD, from the coding sequence ATGCCCGCCACCGACCGCCTCGCCTTCCGCCTCGACTGCGGCGCCACCTGGCTGAACTTGCTGGCCACCGTCGGCACCGCCCACGGCCCCGCTCCGGTCGAGCGGATCCCCACCGCCGAGCGCTTCGCCGAGTGGCTCGCGCTCAACGAACTGACCCCGCAGCGGCCGGTGGACGAGGCCGACCTGGATTCGGCCCGGCGGCTGCGGGAAGCCCTGCGGGCGGTCGGGTTGGCCACGGTCGAGGAGCGGGAGCCGCCTGCGGCAGCTGTGCGCGAGCTCGACCTCTTCCTGCGCACCCACGACGACCCGGTCCGGGTGACCGGCGAAGGTCGATTGCGCCGCGCCGCCCCGCCGACCTCCGCGGCCGCGCTCTCCCGGATCGTCCGACAGGCCGTAGGTCAGCTGACCGGACCGGAACGGCGCACCCTCAAGTGCTGCCCGGAGCAGGACTGTCGCGGTCTGTTCAGCGACCCGTCCGACCGCCGCCGCTGGTGCCCGTCCCCCGCCTGCGCCAGTCGCGGCCGGGTCCGTGCCCTGCGCGCACGGCGCGCAGGGCAGGCGGACTGA
- a CDS encoding AraC family transcriptional regulator encodes MSEIRHTPVAATHTQSREGGDVIDRHRHDDHQLIYVSSGVLAIRTEQGSWIASNDRALWIPAYTWHEHRFYGHSQFHTVGFPTKGAALPLTARTPTVIAVDALVRELLIALTSTTLTPAETRHIQAVLRDRLRRVAMQPITLPDPNDQRLADACRIVEADLQRPCSLSWLAHRVHTSERTLSRLFREEFGMTFPQWRTRTRIFTAMVMLAEGATVTDTAHACGWATTSAFVHTFAQTMGATPGTYRAGARQ; translated from the coding sequence ATGTCTGAGATCCGCCACACCCCGGTCGCGGCGACCCATACCCAGTCCCGCGAGGGCGGCGACGTCATCGATCGCCACCGCCACGACGACCACCAGCTCATCTATGTCAGCTCCGGCGTCCTCGCGATCCGCACGGAGCAGGGCTCATGGATCGCATCGAACGACCGCGCGCTGTGGATCCCGGCATACACGTGGCATGAACATCGCTTCTACGGCCACAGCCAGTTCCACACGGTCGGGTTTCCCACCAAGGGCGCAGCGCTACCGCTGACCGCTCGGACACCGACGGTCATCGCCGTCGACGCCCTGGTGCGAGAGCTGCTCATCGCCCTGACCAGCACCACGCTCACGCCGGCCGAGACACGTCACATCCAAGCGGTGCTGCGCGACCGCCTGCGCCGCGTCGCGATGCAGCCGATCACCCTTCCGGACCCGAACGACCAGCGACTGGCCGACGCCTGCCGCATTGTCGAGGCAGATTTGCAACGACCGTGCAGCCTCTCCTGGCTCGCCCACCGCGTGCACACCAGCGAACGCACGCTGTCCCGGCTGTTCCGCGAGGAGTTCGGCATGACCTTCCCCCAATGGCGCACCCGTACCCGGATCTTCACCGCGATGGTGATGCTCGCCGAGGGCGCCACCGTCACCGACACCGCCCACGCCTGCGGATGGGCAACGACCAGTGCGTTCGTCCACACTTTCGCCCAGACGATGGGTGCTACGCCGGGGACCTACCGCGCAGGAGCGCGCCAGTAA
- a CDS encoding CoA transferase, protein MSLTEKITKAIAAPATHDAFDVHAEANKVLADIGLKPEDTGGTITFEGADPVVPSTLRLGAASGIALVAKSAAIAALWKDRTGRGQDIHMDLRVGPHRLCPFYEQKWELLNGYPGGTPSIINMALANNFYRTADGRWMMPFNIYPNIKVAAEKLLGVGDVPEHVEAAISKWNARELELAGAEAGCVMPMVRTPREILTERQYTDVLADLPLVEITRTGDSAPEPLPANPTAPLDGVRALGMGHIIAGAGAGRAMALHGADVLNLWRPHELEHDVTYLTAGVGVRSATVSPYTPQGLALIHKLQSEADVFYANRRPGFLERIGLSEEEAIARRPGLVHATVSLNGRSGPWKDYLGFDQTAGALTGLLHLEGDGDKPALPPITVVNDYLVSWFMTAGIAEALRRRAVDGGSYRVHVSLSRVALWILSMGIFDKAYAQQIAGTGELHGYPDPEVFTAETPLGHYQGITDQVKMSDTPGAYRRILLPRGSQRPQWLPTS, encoded by the coding sequence ATGTCCCTCACCGAGAAGATCACCAAGGCCATCGCCGCCCCGGCCACCCACGACGCGTTCGACGTTCACGCCGAGGCGAACAAGGTCCTCGCCGACATCGGACTCAAGCCCGAGGACACCGGCGGCACCATCACCTTCGAAGGCGCCGACCCGGTCGTACCCAGCACCCTGCGCCTCGGGGCCGCCTCCGGCATCGCCCTGGTCGCCAAGTCCGCGGCGATCGCCGCGCTGTGGAAGGACCGCACCGGCCGCGGCCAGGACATCCACATGGACCTGCGGGTGGGCCCGCACCGCCTGTGCCCCTTCTACGAACAGAAGTGGGAGCTGCTCAACGGCTACCCCGGCGGTACGCCTTCGATCATCAACATGGCCCTGGCCAACAACTTCTACCGCACCGCCGACGGCCGGTGGATGATGCCCTTCAACATCTACCCCAACATCAAGGTGGCCGCCGAGAAACTGCTCGGCGTGGGCGATGTCCCCGAGCACGTCGAGGCCGCCATCTCGAAGTGGAACGCCCGTGAGCTCGAACTCGCCGGTGCCGAGGCCGGGTGCGTGATGCCGATGGTGCGCACACCCCGTGAGATCCTGACCGAGCGTCAGTACACCGACGTCCTCGCCGACCTGCCGCTGGTCGAGATCACCCGCACCGGCGACAGCGCCCCCGAGCCACTGCCCGCCAACCCCACCGCACCGCTCGACGGCGTTCGCGCACTCGGCATGGGCCACATCATCGCCGGCGCCGGCGCCGGCCGCGCCATGGCCCTGCACGGCGCGGACGTGCTGAACCTGTGGCGTCCCCACGAGCTCGAACACGACGTCACCTACCTCACCGCCGGCGTGGGCGTGCGCTCCGCCACCGTCAGCCCGTACACCCCGCAGGGCCTGGCCCTCATCCACAAGCTCCAGTCCGAGGCCGACGTCTTCTACGCCAACCGCCGCCCCGGGTTCCTCGAGCGCATCGGCCTGTCCGAGGAGGAGGCCATCGCCCGCCGCCCCGGGCTGGTCCACGCCACCGTGTCGCTGAACGGCAGGAGCGGCCCGTGGAAGGACTACCTCGGCTTCGACCAGACCGCCGGCGCCCTCACCGGGCTGCTGCACCTGGAAGGCGACGGCGACAAGCCCGCTCTGCCGCCCATCACCGTCGTCAACGACTACCTCGTCTCCTGGTTCATGACCGCCGGCATCGCCGAAGCGCTGCGGCGCCGCGCCGTCGACGGCGGCAGCTACCGCGTCCACGTCTCCCTCTCCCGCGTCGCCCTGTGGATCCTCTCCATGGGCATCTTCGACAAGGCCTACGCGCAACAGATCGCCGGCACCGGTGAGCTCCACGGCTACCCCGACCCCGAGGTCTTCACCGCCGAAACCCCGCTCGGCCACTACCAGGGCATCACCGACCAGGTGAAGATGTCCGACACCCCCGGTGCCTACCGACGGATCCTCCTGCCCCGCGGCTCCCAACGCCCGCAGTGGCTGCCCACCTCCTGA
- a CDS encoding LLM class F420-dependent oxidoreductase: MRVGLHALGIGDGARPEVIRAVATAAERHGFARLWCGEHVVLVDAPASRYPYSADGRIAVPADADWLDPLLALSFAAAVTSRIELATGILLLPEHHPVVIAKQAATLDVLSAGRFSLGVGVGWSAEEFAALGVPFAGRGRRTDEYLAALRTLWAEDPASFAGEFTRFDAIRVNPKPLRGGRLPVVVGGNSDTALRRAVTLADGWYGFNVPVADIPARIAVLADECARHGRSFDELTVAVAPSDGTPAHLPGLAAAGVTELVIVGAPPPTPDEAADWVTELARTWIRSGA; encoded by the coding sequence ATGCGGGTAGGGCTGCACGCGCTCGGTATCGGTGACGGTGCCCGTCCAGAGGTGATCCGGGCCGTGGCCACGGCCGCGGAGCGGCACGGCTTCGCGAGGCTGTGGTGCGGTGAGCACGTGGTACTCGTGGACGCACCCGCCTCCCGCTACCCCTATTCCGCAGACGGACGGATCGCCGTGCCCGCGGACGCGGACTGGCTGGACCCTCTGCTCGCTCTGAGTTTCGCAGCGGCGGTCACCAGCCGGATCGAGCTCGCCACGGGCATACTCCTGCTGCCCGAGCATCACCCGGTCGTGATCGCCAAACAGGCCGCCACACTCGACGTACTGTCCGCCGGGCGGTTCAGCCTCGGTGTCGGGGTCGGCTGGTCGGCCGAGGAGTTCGCCGCGCTCGGCGTCCCCTTCGCCGGGCGCGGGCGCCGCACCGACGAGTACCTGGCCGCGCTGCGCACCCTCTGGGCCGAGGACCCGGCCTCCTTCGCCGGAGAGTTCACCCGCTTCGACGCGATCCGGGTCAATCCGAAGCCGCTGCGTGGCGGTCGGCTCCCGGTTGTGGTCGGCGGCAACAGCGATACCGCCCTGCGCCGCGCGGTCACGCTCGCCGACGGCTGGTACGGCTTCAACGTGCCCGTTGCCGACATCCCGGCACGCATCGCCGTTCTCGCCGACGAGTGCGCCCGTCACGGTCGCTCCTTCGACGAGCTCACGGTGGCCGTCGCACCGAGCGACGGCACCCCGGCGCACCTTCCCGGGCTCGCTGCGGCAGGAGTCACCGAACTCGTCATCGTCGGCGCACCCCCACCGACTCCCGACGAAGCCGCCGACTGGGTCACGGAACTCGCCCGAACATGGATCCGCTCGGGCGCGTGA
- a CDS encoding GNAT family N-acetyltransferase — MGRALLDEVTHYAHARGLDTLIVWPSERSAPLYRRCGFEGPAELLEQPVTPS, encoded by the coding sequence CTGGGCCGGGCCCTGCTCGACGAGGTAACCCACTATGCGCACGCTCGCGGCCTGGACACGTTGATCGTGTGGCCGTCCGAGCGCAGTGCACCGCTGTACCGGCGCTGCGGCTTCGAGGGACCGGCCGAGCTTCTCGAACAGCCCGTGACGCCCAGCTGA
- a CDS encoding aggregation-promoting factor C-terminal-like domain-containing protein, with translation MPVISTCMRKSAALLASAAGIVAIGAAIAPSAASADTPQAIAASIVPADQLASFDQIVSHESGWNVTATNPSSGAYGLGQALPGNKMASAGADWQTNASTQIKWTYDYMNSRYGSPNQAWAYWQVHHNY, from the coding sequence ATGCCCGTGATCTCCACCTGCATGCGCAAGTCCGCCGCCCTGCTCGCCTCCGCCGCCGGCATCGTCGCGATCGGCGCCGCCATCGCCCCGAGCGCCGCCTCGGCCGACACCCCGCAGGCCATCGCCGCGAGCATCGTCCCCGCCGACCAGCTGGCCTCCTTCGACCAGATCGTCTCCCACGAGAGCGGCTGGAACGTCACCGCCACCAACCCCTCCTCGGGCGCCTACGGCCTGGGCCAGGCCCTGCCGGGCAACAAGATGGCCTCCGCCGGCGCCGACTGGCAGACCAACGCCTCCACCCAGATCAAGTGGACGTACGACTACATGAACAGCCGCTACGGCAGCCCCAACCAGGCCTGGGCCTACTGGCAGGTCCACCACAACTACTGA
- a CDS encoding aldo/keto reductase, producing MDYRTLGTSGLLVSVVGLGCNNFGVRLDAARTRAVVDAALDAGVTLFDTADMYGGLGGSETLLGQALKGRRDEVVLATKFGHQAVDMGYGPAAGAKGGRAYVRRAVEESLRRLQTDHIDLYQLHTPDPRTPIAETLAALSELVREGKVRYIGHSNFAGWQIAEAAHVAREIGAVPFVSAQNEWSLLERGAEREVVPAALHYGLGVLPFFPLANGLLTGKVRRATGVPAGSRLASRPERVTESGLDAVERLAAWGEAHGRSVLEIGVGALAARPGCGSVIAGATSAEQVRANAAAGQWVPTPGELAEIDALLAAKVTAA from the coding sequence ATGGACTATCGAACGCTCGGCACCAGCGGACTCCTCGTCTCCGTGGTCGGACTCGGCTGCAACAACTTCGGCGTACGTCTCGACGCGGCGCGGACACGCGCGGTGGTCGACGCGGCACTCGACGCCGGGGTGACGCTCTTCGACACCGCTGACATGTACGGCGGCCTGGGCGGGTCCGAGACACTCCTCGGCCAGGCGTTGAAGGGGCGGCGCGACGAGGTCGTGCTGGCCACCAAGTTCGGCCACCAGGCGGTGGACATGGGGTACGGCCCCGCGGCCGGGGCGAAGGGTGGGCGGGCCTACGTCCGGCGCGCGGTCGAGGAATCGCTGCGACGCCTGCAGACCGACCACATCGACCTCTACCAGTTGCACACCCCTGACCCGCGCACACCCATCGCCGAGACGCTCGCCGCACTCAGCGAGCTGGTGCGCGAGGGCAAGGTGCGCTACATCGGGCACTCCAACTTCGCGGGCTGGCAGATTGCCGAGGCCGCGCACGTCGCTCGGGAGATCGGGGCGGTCCCGTTCGTCTCGGCCCAGAACGAATGGTCGCTGCTCGAACGCGGCGCGGAGCGGGAGGTGGTGCCGGCGGCGCTGCACTACGGCCTCGGTGTGCTGCCGTTCTTCCCGCTCGCCAACGGTCTGCTGACCGGGAAGGTGCGCCGTGCCACGGGCGTGCCGGCGGGCTCGCGCCTGGCGTCGCGGCCCGAGCGGGTGACCGAGTCCGGCCTCGACGCGGTCGAACGCCTCGCCGCCTGGGGCGAGGCGCACGGCCGCAGCGTCCTCGAGATCGGAGTGGGTGCGCTTGCCGCACGGCCCGGCTGTGGCTCGGTCATCGCCGGGGCCACCAGCGCCGAGCAGGTGCGTGCCAACGCCGCTGCCGGGCAGTGGGTGCCGACCCCCGGGGAACTGGCCGAGATCGACGCGCTCCTCGCAGCGAAGGTCACGGCGGCCTGA
- a CDS encoding LysR family transcriptional regulator, with protein sequence MAEDINLTKRLLEQFLVVAEEKHFGRAAERLAMSQPPLSQSIQRLERGLGVRLFERGPGGVSLTAAGEAFAVDAQRLLDAQSAAIERVRRVASGLDGDVRVGYVSILSHHYLPGLLRAAAEELPGLRIHLHQDSSVAVAGMVRRGELDLGFLRDPSPLSADLVRWEFAVERIVAALPRDHPLVGAGEIDLAELRDEDFVLPDATALPTLAQQVQLACHEVGFTPRSRAVADDLTGLFSYVASGLCVSLLPERLCDFPISGVACVPLRGDSSYLETTVVAVHRQEADEAVRRLLELIIRRTTS encoded by the coding sequence ATGGCTGAGGATATTAACCTGACAAAGCGGCTGCTGGAGCAGTTCCTGGTGGTGGCCGAGGAGAAGCACTTCGGCCGCGCCGCGGAGCGTCTCGCCATGAGTCAGCCGCCGCTCAGCCAGTCGATCCAGCGCCTGGAGCGAGGCCTGGGGGTGCGACTGTTCGAGCGCGGACCCGGTGGGGTCTCCCTGACCGCGGCGGGTGAGGCGTTCGCCGTCGACGCGCAGCGCCTGCTCGACGCGCAGTCCGCTGCGATCGAGCGGGTCCGGCGAGTCGCGAGCGGCTTGGACGGGGACGTCCGAGTGGGGTACGTCAGCATCCTCAGCCACCACTACCTGCCTGGCCTCCTTCGGGCGGCGGCCGAGGAACTGCCCGGGCTGCGCATCCATCTGCACCAGGACTCTTCGGTGGCCGTCGCCGGCATGGTCCGCCGTGGCGAACTGGACCTGGGTTTCCTCCGCGACCCGTCACCCCTGTCGGCCGACCTGGTCCGCTGGGAGTTCGCCGTCGAGCGCATCGTCGCGGCCCTGCCGCGCGATCACCCGCTGGTCGGGGCCGGCGAGATCGACCTGGCCGAGCTGAGGGACGAGGACTTCGTCCTGCCCGACGCCACAGCGCTGCCAACCCTGGCCCAGCAGGTTCAACTCGCCTGCCACGAGGTGGGATTCACACCACGAAGTCGCGCGGTGGCCGACGACCTCACCGGACTCTTCAGCTACGTCGCCTCCGGCCTGTGCGTCAGCCTCCTCCCCGAACGCCTGTGCGACTTCCCCATCTCCGGAGTCGCCTGTGTTCCGCTGCGGGGGGACTCGTCCTACCTTGAGACCACCGTGGTCGCCGTACACCGCCAGGAAGCGGACGAGGCTGTACGCCGCCTGTTGGAGCTGATCATCCGCCGCACCACCTCGTGA
- a CDS encoding MFS transporter has protein sequence MRIWATAHAVDDFYQGLVPAAVPYFVLQRHFSYVEASGLALAATLGSALPQVPIGLLADRHRLRWMSPLGISLAGIGAGLSGLVPTYPLVFALLLLAGLGIAMFHPPAGRDARRVAGGSATAMSYFAAGGSVGFFVGPALVTPALDKLGIGATALFIPPAVLMGFVLLRHQSRASSIGATRVRRHGRDRVGRFAALTGVEIVRSTISTGLNTFVSLYWIRNLGASSAFGGLALTLELGGGVVGTLLGGRIADRVGMVRTVQIGNAAMLPALWLLLACDDRYAALPLVLLVGLISNIPFAVLVKLGQDYLPSRPGTAAGVTLGLALSAGGLFMPLLGLVAERHGPRGALVVLACVTVIAVLGSTVLREPADAAAPPGSPGNDTLSGGCSGQQEEGKEQPGERLRR, from the coding sequence ATGCGGATCTGGGCCACCGCCCACGCCGTCGACGACTTCTACCAGGGCCTCGTGCCCGCCGCTGTGCCCTACTTCGTGCTGCAGCGGCATTTCAGTTACGTCGAGGCCTCGGGACTCGCGCTGGCCGCGACGCTGGGCAGTGCACTGCCCCAGGTCCCGATCGGGCTGCTGGCCGACCGGCACCGGCTGCGGTGGATGTCACCGTTGGGGATCAGCCTCGCGGGCATCGGGGCGGGCCTGTCCGGGCTCGTGCCCACCTATCCTCTGGTGTTCGCGCTGCTGCTGCTGGCCGGCCTCGGCATCGCGATGTTCCACCCGCCCGCGGGACGGGACGCTCGCCGGGTGGCCGGGGGCAGTGCCACGGCGATGAGTTACTTCGCGGCCGGCGGTAGTGTCGGCTTCTTCGTGGGCCCGGCGCTGGTGACGCCGGCCCTGGACAAGCTCGGGATCGGCGCGACCGCGTTGTTCATTCCGCCGGCCGTGCTCATGGGCTTCGTTCTGTTGCGCCACCAAAGCCGGGCCTCGAGCATCGGGGCCACGCGGGTCCGGCGTCACGGCAGGGACCGGGTCGGGCGGTTCGCCGCCCTGACCGGAGTCGAGATCGTGCGTTCCACGATCTCGACCGGACTGAACACGTTCGTCTCGCTGTACTGGATCCGCAACCTCGGAGCGAGCAGCGCATTCGGTGGTCTGGCGCTGACGCTCGAACTCGGCGGGGGAGTGGTCGGCACTCTGCTGGGTGGCCGGATCGCCGACCGCGTCGGGATGGTCCGCACGGTGCAGATCGGCAATGCCGCGATGCTGCCGGCCCTGTGGCTTCTGCTGGCCTGTGACGACAGATACGCCGCGCTTCCCCTGGTGCTGCTCGTCGGCCTGATCTCGAACATCCCATTCGCTGTGCTCGTCAAACTCGGCCAGGACTATCTGCCCAGCCGGCCCGGCACCGCAGCCGGCGTCACCCTCGGGCTCGCGCTCAGCGCCGGCGGGCTGTTCATGCCGTTGCTGGGTCTCGTCGCGGAGCGCCACGGCCCGCGAGGCGCACTCGTCGTCCTCGCCTGTGTGACGGTGATCGCGGTCCTGGGCTCCACGGTGCTGCGCGAACCGGCCGATGCGGCCGCACCGCCGGGCAGCCCGGGAAACGACACGCTGTCAGGAGGCTGCTCCGGTCAGCAGGAGGAAGGGAAGGAACAGCCCGGTGAGCGACTCCGTCGATGA
- a CDS encoding 3-hydroxyacyl-CoA dehydrogenase family protein, translated as MNTSFTPTQAARLDSYKRAAIIGGGVIGISWAAVFLARGIDVVINDPRPDIEDLVRAGLDEITPTLAELGLPTEHLTDGLTFEADLASAVVDVDIVQENGPERLELKQRIWQTIEQAAPAHALLASSTSGIPATAMAEAMRRPERLIVGHPFNPPHLVPLVEIVPGEKTSAATVEQARAFYAALGKKPQVLRKEIPGFVANRLQSALFREAVHLVARGVVTEQELDDIVTASIGMRWAVAGPFRTFHLGGGPGGLPHFIEHLGRAMEASMWPALGNPTFDDTTSALLVKQAREAFGEGTVNALATVRDRSQIALMRALDATPDSGDTRRA; from the coding sequence ATGAACACCAGCTTCACACCCACCCAGGCAGCCCGCCTCGACTCCTACAAGCGTGCCGCGATCATCGGCGGCGGCGTGATCGGCATCTCCTGGGCCGCGGTCTTCCTGGCCCGCGGCATCGACGTCGTCATCAACGACCCGCGCCCCGACATCGAGGACCTCGTCCGGGCAGGCCTGGACGAGATCACCCCCACCCTGGCCGAGCTCGGCCTACCCACCGAGCACCTCACGGACGGGCTCACCTTCGAGGCCGACCTGGCCAGCGCCGTCGTCGACGTCGACATCGTCCAGGAGAACGGACCCGAGCGCCTGGAGCTCAAGCAGCGGATCTGGCAGACCATCGAGCAGGCCGCCCCGGCGCACGCACTGCTGGCCTCCTCCACCTCCGGCATCCCGGCGACCGCCATGGCCGAGGCGATGCGCCGGCCCGAGCGGCTCATCGTCGGCCACCCGTTCAACCCGCCGCACCTGGTGCCGTTGGTGGAGATCGTGCCCGGTGAGAAGACCTCCGCGGCCACCGTCGAGCAGGCGAGGGCGTTCTACGCCGCGCTCGGCAAGAAGCCGCAGGTGCTGCGCAAGGAGATCCCCGGCTTCGTCGCCAACCGCCTGCAGTCCGCCCTCTTCCGCGAAGCCGTCCACCTGGTGGCCCGGGGCGTGGTGACCGAGCAGGAGCTCGACGACATCGTCACCGCCTCCATCGGCATGCGCTGGGCGGTCGCCGGCCCCTTCCGCACCTTCCACCTCGGCGGCGGCCCCGGCGGCCTGCCCCACTTCATCGAGCACCTCGGCCGCGCCATGGAAGCCAGTATGTGGCCCGCCCTGGGCAACCCCACCTTCGACGACACCACCTCGGCCCTCCTCGTCAAGCAGGCACGCGAGGCCTTCGGCGAAGGCACCGTCAACGCGCTCGCCACCGTGCGCGACCGCTCCCAGATCGCCCTGATGCGTGCCCTCGACGCGACCCCGGATTCCGGCGACACCCGCCGCGCCTGA
- a CDS encoding carboxymuconolactone decarboxylase family protein encodes MQAAFAPATLDRDAGRALLDELQDTATQAGLPVMEGLAPGFVDWVVTALFGGTYQRPGLALRDRQLLNLAALTALGGVEPQLVGHVRTGLRIGMTREEVVESMVHLAPYVGVPKALAGLRAAAQAFAALDAERDAAQEMTRHA; translated from the coding sequence ATGCAGGCCGCTTTCGCTCCCGCGACCCTCGACCGCGACGCCGGCCGGGCGCTGCTCGACGAACTGCAGGACACCGCCACCCAGGCCGGACTTCCCGTCATGGAGGGCCTGGCTCCCGGCTTCGTCGACTGGGTCGTCACCGCGCTGTTCGGTGGCACCTACCAGCGCCCCGGCCTGGCACTGCGGGACCGACAACTGCTCAACCTGGCCGCCCTGACGGCCCTCGGCGGCGTGGAACCGCAGCTGGTCGGGCACGTCCGCACCGGCCTGCGGATCGGCATGACCCGCGAGGAGGTCGTCGAGAGCATGGTCCACCTCGCCCCCTACGTCGGCGTCCCCAAAGCCCTCGCCGGCCTGCGCGCCGCCGCCCAGGCTTTCGCCGCGCTGGACGCGGAGCGGGACGCCGCACAGGAGATGACGCGGCACGCCTGA